A region from the Syntrophorhabdaceae bacterium genome encodes:
- a CDS encoding DUF2950 domain-containing protein, with protein sequence MNSPMHREKWIPAFACRIVVALSIALLALPLQGHAAQAGQKTFASPEEAVKALIGAVKADNLKGLNAIFGPAGKEVLGSGDAVQDKAAMERFLNAYEVKNALVRDGDAKTVLQVGVEEWPFPIPIVKKGKRWFFDTKKGKEELINRRVGRNELDTIQTCLAYVDAQREYAVKGRENDGLLEYAQKIVSTSGTKDGLYWEAKPGQEESPLGDFVARATREGYKKTNNKPIPYHGYYFKILKGQGKNAPGGAYDYVLNGKMIGGFGLIAYPAQYDVSGVMTFIVNHDGIVYQKDLGKETAKIAGAIGLFDPDPGWKKVEGEDR encoded by the coding sequence ATGAACTCACCTATGCATAGAGAAAAGTGGATACCGGCCTTTGCGTGCCGCATTGTTGTTGCCCTATCGATTGCACTGTTGGCTCTACCCTTGCAGGGTCACGCAGCACAAGCCGGACAAAAGACTTTTGCTTCCCCCGAAGAAGCGGTGAAGGCTTTGATCGGTGCAGTCAAGGCGGACAATCTCAAAGGGCTGAACGCTATTTTTGGCCCCGCGGGGAAAGAAGTCCTCGGTTCCGGCGACGCGGTGCAGGACAAGGCAGCGATGGAGCGGTTCCTTAACGCATACGAGGTGAAGAATGCCCTGGTGAGAGATGGCGACGCGAAAACTGTCCTTCAGGTAGGCGTCGAAGAGTGGCCCTTTCCCATTCCAATCGTGAAAAAAGGCAAGAGGTGGTTCTTTGACACGAAGAAAGGCAAGGAAGAACTCATCAACCGTCGCGTGGGAAGGAACGAACTTGACACCATCCAGACCTGTCTGGCATATGTTGACGCACAAAGAGAATACGCGGTTAAAGGCCGTGAGAACGATGGCCTCCTGGAATACGCACAGAAAATTGTAAGCACGTCCGGCACGAAGGACGGCCTTTACTGGGAGGCGAAACCAGGCCAGGAGGAAAGCCCCCTTGGTGATTTTGTAGCCAGGGCAACCCGGGAAGGTTATAAGAAAACAAACAATAAACCCATCCCGTACCATGGGTATTATTTCAAAATCCTGAAGGGCCAGGGGAAAAATGCTCCGGGTGGAGCATACGACTACGTACTTAATGGAAAGATGATCGGGGGCTTCGGCTTGATCGCATACCCGGCACAATACGATGTTTCCGGCGTCATGACCTTTATCGTCAACCACGATGGTATTGTCTATCAAAAAGATTTGGGAAAAGAGACAGCAAAAATTGCCGGCGCCATCGGGCTCTTTGACCCGGACCCGGGATGGAAGAAGGTGGAAGGTGAAGATCGGTGA
- a CDS encoding cache domain-containing protein, with the protein MRTISLRTCVLVLMAMFCVVSMGAAASQEEAKALAEKAAIFAKTQGKDKALAEFNNPSGQFTKGELYIFANNWNGDCLAQGGNPKLVGQNHLGLKDSTGKAFMKEFIEVAKTKGSGWVVYSWTNPTTKKIGAKATWVQKVEGADYFVGCGVYK; encoded by the coding sequence ATGAGAACAATTAGTTTGCGGACGTGCGTACTGGTACTGATGGCGATGTTTTGTGTGGTTTCAATGGGGGCGGCTGCATCGCAGGAAGAGGCGAAGGCTTTGGCGGAGAAAGCGGCCATATTCGCGAAGACTCAGGGCAAAGATAAGGCGCTTGCGGAATTTAACAATCCCAGCGGCCAGTTTACCAAAGGCGAATTATACATATTCGCCAACAACTGGAACGGTGACTGCCTGGCACAGGGAGGAAATCCGAAGCTCGTCGGACAGAATCACCTGGGACTTAAGGATTCGACCGGCAAAGCGTTCATGAAAGAATTTATCGAAGTTGCAAAAACAAAAGGGAGCGGTTGGGTCGTCTATTCCTGGACCAATCCTACGACCAAAAAGATAGGAGCCAAGGCTACCTGGGTACAAAAAGTCGAAGGCGCTGATTACTTTGTCGGCTGCGGCGTGTACAAATAG
- a CDS encoding response regulator — translation MDNSILNGKTILAVDDEPDILSTLEDLIMDTCRDVKMDKATNFEDARILLESNKYDVVVLDIMGVRGFDLLEIAVKRDFKVAMLTAHALSPESLKRSIELKARAYLPKEKLEEIVPFLEDLLRLDYQSGWKRLFEKLHWFFADKFETDWEKKAGVTWLESPHRAAMA, via the coding sequence TTGGATAATTCCATTTTAAACGGCAAAACAATCCTGGCCGTAGATGATGAACCGGATATCTTGAGTACTCTGGAAGACCTGATCATGGATACCTGCCGGGATGTAAAGATGGACAAAGCGACTAATTTCGAGGATGCACGCATATTGCTTGAATCCAATAAATATGACGTAGTCGTGCTTGACATCATGGGCGTGAGAGGATTCGATCTTCTTGAGATTGCGGTAAAACGGGATTTTAAGGTTGCCATGCTTACCGCGCATGCCTTATCGCCTGAATCATTGAAACGTTCAATAGAATTGAAAGCCAGGGCGTATCTCCCGAAAGAAAAACTTGAGGAGATAGTACCCTTTCTCGAAGACCTGTTAAGACTCGATTATCAGTCGGGTTGGAAGAGGCTTTTCGAGAAACTCCACTGGTTTTTTGCGGATAAATTCGAGACCGACTGGGAGAAGAAGGCGGGCGTTACCTGGCTCGAATCGCCGCATCGGGCTGCCATGGCATAA
- a CDS encoding MipA/OmpV family protein, whose amino-acid sequence MATPTYVVGISGRIPEMNKFHWRYSMKYVAKIVLLSLFAILALTPGVLRAQQAAFEVDNAPTIVGILVGAAPDYLGSKNYKGVAAPFLKYTLPGSNQYLLLRGTELSLNIVDHPVFRLGPVLNYRPERSNVENDQVDRMTKIDSAIEGGAYLGFEFIDPGNPRCRLLTTLTWTADMSGAYNGWLVTGLVRGWWAMAKNWDVGLGISSTYGDSAYTSRYFGVDVTDAFLSGLPRHNASAGFRDVSATPAIVYHLNQNWHIAGGVRYMRLLGDAANSPVVDNVGSKDQWVMGAGVLYSWR is encoded by the coding sequence ATGGCCACACCGACATATGTTGTGGGCATCAGCGGCAGGATACCCGAGATGAATAAATTTCACTGGAGGTACTCTATGAAGTATGTAGCGAAAATTGTGCTTTTGTCTTTATTCGCGATACTGGCCCTGACTCCCGGTGTTTTGCGCGCCCAACAGGCTGCCTTCGAGGTTGACAATGCCCCGACGATTGTCGGGATTTTAGTGGGAGCCGCGCCCGACTACTTGGGATCCAAGAACTACAAGGGCGTTGCCGCGCCGTTCCTTAAGTATACGCTGCCCGGGTCTAACCAGTACCTCTTGTTGCGTGGCACCGAGCTTTCCCTCAATATCGTCGATCATCCTGTATTCCGCTTAGGACCGGTACTCAATTATCGTCCTGAGCGATCGAACGTGGAAAATGACCAGGTTGACAGGATGACGAAGATCGATTCGGCCATTGAAGGCGGTGCTTATCTAGGATTCGAGTTTATCGACCCAGGCAACCCGAGATGCCGCCTCCTCACCACTCTGACATGGACCGCCGACATGAGCGGTGCCTATAATGGCTGGCTCGTCACGGGGCTCGTAAGGGGATGGTGGGCTATGGCCAAAAACTGGGATGTCGGTTTGGGCATCAGCAGTACTTATGGCGATAGTGCGTACACGAGCAGGTACTTCGGCGTGGACGTGACCGACGCATTCCTCTCCGGGCTCCCACGCCATAATGCGAGCGCTGGTTTCAGAGATGTTTCTGCCACTCCTGCAATCGTCTATCATCTGAACCAAAACTGGCACATCGCGGGCGGTGTCCGCTACATGCGGCTTCTGGGAGATGCCGCCAACAGCCCGGTGGTCGATAACGTAGGTTCGAAGGACCAGTGGGTAATGGGCGCGGGAGTCCTCTACAGCTGGAGATAA
- a CDS encoding SemiSWEET family transporter codes for MGRLDIMKLAGIVLSVVVLYGCEGLIPRDTASLLVPRFYRSEVFGFLAGLGTTFAAVPDLVAMLRRRSSMGVKPRMAAIMCVFQIFWIYYGLLIVSRPVVVWNVIAVCINFLTVAAYFRFSRREKKGLKE; via the coding sequence ATGGGCCGATTGGACATTATGAAGCTGGCCGGCATCGTACTGAGCGTTGTCGTGCTCTATGGCTGTGAGGGCCTGATTCCACGCGATACCGCGAGCTTGCTCGTTCCCAGGTTTTACCGGTCGGAGGTCTTTGGTTTTCTGGCGGGGTTGGGTACTACCTTTGCAGCTGTACCGGACTTGGTGGCGATGCTCAGACGTCGGTCAAGTATGGGAGTGAAACCGAGAATGGCGGCAATCATGTGTGTCTTTCAGATTTTCTGGATCTACTATGGTTTGCTGATTGTTTCGCGACCGGTGGTGGTATGGAACGTGATCGCGGTGTGCATCAATTTCCTGACCGTTGCGGCGTACTTTCGGTTCTCCCGCAGGGAAAAAAAGGGGTTAAAGGAATAG
- the glgX gene encoding glycogen debranching protein GlgX, protein MRTHSLNDASPSIRGLSFPLGATIYPEGVNFSVFSKGSAAVHLLLFDHVDDAKPSCVIELDRHRNRIYHYWHVFVPGITRGQHYAYKVQGPYAPELGLRFDPNKVLLDPYGRYVASPAGYSRDAARKPGDNTAWAMKSVVADLSAYDWEGDVLLRRPFTKTVLYEVHVGGFTRHPSSGVAPELRGTYRGLIEKIPYLKDLGVNAVELLPIFSFDAQDATPGLENYWGYSPVSFFSPHGGYGSRKDPVGVLDEFRDMVKALHRAGIEVLLDVVYNHTAEGGRDGPTFCFRGFANETYYILDKNKASYADYTGCGNSLNANESVCRRMIVDSLRYWVQQMHVDGFRFDLASILSRDRDGRPMASPPVLWDIESDPVLANAKLIAEAWDAAGLYQVGSFIGDSWKEWNGKFRDDIRAFLKGDNGAARTVAYRISGSPDIYRHEEREPEQSVNFVTCHDGFTLNDLVSYNGKHNEANREKNRDGADHNLSWNCGIEGPTDNLEIETLRNRQVKNFLALTLFSVGTPMLLMGDEMRRTQGGNNNAYCQDNETSWLDWTLLTRHGDIHRFCKKMIALRQSRELSAERLVMTLNELLSRQPIQWHGVTLDSPDWSPDSHTLAATAAISEGKVLLHLMVNAYWGQLYFEIPPAGVDFGPWQKLIDTYLNPPDDVCGWADAPVVRGMTYPVQSRSVVLLSSMRRNAGTR, encoded by the coding sequence ATGAGAACGCATTCCCTGAATGACGCTTCGCCTTCGATCCGAGGTTTGAGTTTTCCTCTCGGCGCCACTATATACCCTGAAGGCGTGAACTTCAGCGTGTTTTCGAAAGGGAGTGCCGCGGTTCACCTGCTTCTTTTCGATCACGTGGATGATGCGAAACCGTCCTGCGTGATCGAACTGGACCGCCACAGAAATCGGATTTACCATTACTGGCATGTGTTTGTGCCCGGAATCACCAGGGGTCAGCACTATGCCTACAAGGTGCAGGGTCCCTATGCTCCGGAACTTGGGCTCCGTTTCGACCCGAATAAGGTCTTGCTCGACCCCTACGGGAGATATGTTGCCAGCCCGGCGGGGTATAGCCGCGATGCGGCTCGGAAACCGGGAGATAACACTGCATGGGCAATGAAGAGCGTGGTCGCCGACCTCAGCGCCTATGATTGGGAAGGAGATGTCCTATTACGCAGGCCCTTCACAAAAACGGTTCTTTACGAGGTGCACGTGGGCGGGTTCACGAGACACCCCAGCTCCGGGGTGGCGCCCGAGCTGCGTGGCACATATCGGGGACTGATCGAAAAGATCCCATACCTGAAGGATCTGGGAGTGAACGCGGTCGAACTCCTGCCCATCTTCAGCTTTGACGCGCAGGACGCCACTCCCGGTCTGGAAAATTACTGGGGATACTCACCTGTTTCCTTCTTTTCGCCCCATGGGGGCTACGGTTCCCGCAAAGATCCGGTGGGCGTGCTCGATGAGTTCCGGGACATGGTCAAGGCCCTGCACCGGGCAGGCATCGAAGTCTTGCTGGACGTGGTATACAACCATACCGCAGAGGGGGGACGTGACGGTCCGACGTTCTGCTTCAGAGGGTTTGCGAACGAAACCTACTACATCCTCGACAAAAATAAGGCTTCCTACGCCGACTACACCGGGTGCGGCAATTCTCTGAACGCAAATGAGTCCGTCTGCCGGAGGATGATCGTCGATAGCCTTCGCTATTGGGTTCAGCAGATGCACGTGGATGGCTTCCGGTTTGACCTGGCGTCGATCCTATCGCGCGACAGGGACGGCCGCCCCATGGCGTCTCCCCCGGTCCTCTGGGATATCGAGTCCGATCCGGTGCTTGCCAACGCCAAGCTGATCGCGGAAGCGTGGGATGCTGCAGGCCTCTACCAGGTTGGCAGTTTCATCGGCGACAGTTGGAAGGAATGGAACGGCAAGTTCAGGGATGACATCCGAGCTTTTCTCAAAGGCGACAATGGAGCAGCGAGGACCGTAGCGTACCGGATCTCAGGGAGCCCGGATATTTACCGGCACGAGGAACGCGAACCGGAGCAGAGCGTCAATTTCGTCACGTGCCATGACGGTTTCACGCTTAACGACCTCGTCTCCTACAACGGTAAGCACAACGAAGCCAACAGGGAAAAGAACCGGGATGGAGCCGACCACAATCTCAGTTGGAATTGCGGCATCGAGGGCCCCACCGACAACCTGGAGATAGAGACGCTCCGAAACAGACAGGTGAAAAATTTTCTCGCCCTGACCCTCTTTTCCGTGGGAACCCCCATGCTGCTCATGGGCGACGAGATGCGGCGCACTCAGGGAGGCAACAACAACGCATACTGCCAGGACAATGAGACCAGTTGGCTTGATTGGACGCTTCTCACCAGGCATGGGGACATTCACCGCTTCTGTAAAAAGATGATCGCCCTTCGCCAGAGCCGCGAGCTCTCTGCGGAACGCCTCGTCATGACATTGAACGAACTGCTCAGCCGGCAGCCGATCCAGTGGCACGGTGTCACCCTCGATTCCCCGGATTGGAGCCCCGACTCTCACACATTAGCCGCCACAGCCGCCATCTCGGAAGGAAAGGTGCTACTCCATCTCATGGTAAACGCGTACTGGGGGCAGCTGTATTTCGAGATACCCCCCGCCGGAGTCGATTTCGGCCCCTGGCAAAAGCTTATCGATACATACCTCAACCCGCCGGACGATGTATGCGGCTGGGCTGACGCCCCCGTGGTCCGGGGGATGACCTATCCCGTGCAGTCCCGCTCCGTGGTGCTTCTCTCGAGCATGCGTCGAAACGCCGGGACCCGTTGA
- a CDS encoding DUF3300 domain-containing protein — protein sequence MKKNKSYLILLVFACITTLVVPPCSYSQETQPSKVFKAEELEQILAPIALYPDSLLTQVLMASTYPLEIVQADRWAKQNKSVKGDSLAKGLEAQPWDPSVKSLVNFPEVLSMMSDKIDWTQKLGDAFLAQEKDVMGTVQTLRAKAQSAGNLKTTKEHVVKVEQETIIIEPASPQVIYVPTYNPTVVYGAWPYPAYPPAPVYPPGYVATTAAFSFMAGAAVGAAWGYAWGNANWHGGDVNVNVNQNSSLNNNINRSKYASQYQGKGQAGQGQWKHDAGHRKGVAYRDQATAGKYNRAGSAQGIQSREAYRGKTGRGAGGTSPQPAGAGARPGTMDRGGQASGRGGSPGPSTMQSGGRQSAFGGMDRGSTTRMDSSRGQASRQSRSSPQTMQRGGAGGGARGGGGGGGGRRR from the coding sequence ATGAAAAAGAATAAAAGTTACTTGATTCTGTTGGTATTTGCCTGTATCACGACCCTGGTTGTGCCCCCCTGTTCGTACTCCCAGGAGACTCAGCCGTCAAAAGTATTCAAGGCCGAAGAGCTTGAACAGATCCTGGCCCCCATTGCCCTTTACCCGGATTCCCTTCTTACCCAGGTACTGATGGCGTCCACATATCCACTTGAGATCGTCCAGGCTGATCGGTGGGCAAAGCAGAATAAAAGTGTGAAAGGCGACTCTTTGGCAAAAGGCCTTGAAGCTCAGCCCTGGGATCCGAGTGTCAAGTCCCTGGTGAACTTTCCCGAAGTCCTGTCTATGATGAGCGACAAAATCGACTGGACGCAGAAATTGGGCGATGCATTCCTCGCGCAGGAGAAGGATGTTATGGGAACCGTCCAGACACTTCGGGCAAAGGCGCAGTCGGCGGGCAATCTGAAAACGACCAAAGAGCACGTCGTCAAAGTGGAGCAAGAGACCATCATTATAGAACCTGCAAGCCCACAGGTTATCTATGTACCCACCTATAACCCGACCGTGGTGTATGGCGCATGGCCATACCCGGCCTATCCGCCGGCTCCTGTCTATCCCCCGGGATATGTGGCCACCACGGCCGCCTTTTCCTTTATGGCCGGCGCTGCCGTAGGCGCGGCATGGGGTTACGCGTGGGGTAACGCCAACTGGCACGGAGGCGATGTTAATGTCAATGTCAATCAAAATAGCAGTCTCAACAACAACATTAACCGCAGCAAGTATGCGAGCCAATACCAGGGGAAAGGCCAGGCCGGCCAGGGACAATGGAAGCATGATGCCGGCCACCGGAAAGGCGTTGCCTATCGCGACCAGGCCACGGCAGGAAAATACAACCGGGCCGGGTCGGCGCAAGGCATACAGAGCCGGGAAGCCTATCGAGGGAAGACCGGCCGCGGCGCAGGAGGCACATCCCCACAGCCGGCCGGTGCCGGCGCCCGACCGGGAACCATGGACCGTGGGGGACAGGCTTCGGGCCGTGGCGGAAGCCCGGGTCCTTCGACGATGCAGAGTGGAGGAAGGCAGAGCGCCTTCGGTGGCATGGATAGGGGCAGCACCACAAGAATGGACAGCAGTCGCGGGCAGGCAAGCCGTCAAAGCAGGTCTTCCCCACAAACCATGCAGCGAGGCGGTGCCGGCGGTGGGGCACGTGGCGGCGGCGGCGGTGGCGGCGGCCGAAGAAGATAA